In a genomic window of Sphingomonas koreensis:
- a CDS encoding MarR family winged helix-turn-helix transcriptional regulator: MAKISRGELDRNLGLRLRRAHGAVQRHFGEHFAELGLTQKQVSVLWLTGDHPDLAQTDLAVALDMDRATTMALVHGLEKRGLVSRGPSATDRRRIAFRLTGAGEALLVQAKSAIAAHETWLKSRFSEAELTALEEMLARIYR; the protein is encoded by the coding sequence ATGGCGAAAATCAGCCGGGGCGAACTCGACCGGAATCTGGGACTGAGGCTGCGGCGCGCGCATGGCGCGGTGCAGCGGCATTTCGGTGAACATTTCGCCGAGCTCGGCCTGACGCAAAAGCAGGTGTCGGTGCTGTGGCTGACCGGCGATCACCCCGATCTCGCGCAGACCGACCTTGCTGTCGCGCTCGACATGGATCGCGCGACGACGATGGCGCTGGTCCATGGCCTCGAGAAGCGCGGGCTGGTTTCGCGCGGTCCTTCGGCCACCGACAGGCGGCGCATTGCCTTTCGGCTGACCGGCGCGGGCGAGGCGTTGCTGGTCCAAGCGAAGAGCGCGATCGCTGCGCATGAGACCTGGCTCAAGAGCCGGTTCAGCGAGGCGGAGTTGACGGCGCTTGAGGAAATGCTCGCGCGCATCTATCGATGA
- a CDS encoding aromatic ring-hydroxylating dioxygenase subunit alpha, protein MTWIANRWYVAAWDSEVDRTPIARTICGDPVMLYRKLDRSVVAMRDACPHRLLPLSMGFKEGDSVRCRYHGLLLGPDGCATEMPVRSEKVPKAVCATLYPVVERHRFIWVWIGEAEKADPALIPDFWPCSAPGWTFDGGYNHIACDYRLVIDNLMDLSHETWVHQGSIGQHEITEAPIETVVEGEQVYVRRWMPGIEPPPFWRDALRSDGPVDRWQVCHFLPPSSVLIDVGVSPVAAGDTIERHDSGVRGFVVDAMTPETETTTHYFWGMARNFDIDDAGFTARFKAQQGQVFDEDVEVLEAQQRSIAANPDMKLRGYSIDQGSVRARAIIKRLAEAEAA, encoded by the coding sequence ATGACCTGGATCGCTAACCGCTGGTATGTCGCCGCCTGGGATTCGGAGGTGGACCGCACCCCGATTGCGCGCACGATCTGCGGCGATCCGGTGATGCTCTATCGCAAGCTCGACCGCAGCGTGGTGGCGATGCGCGATGCCTGCCCGCACCGGCTGCTGCCGCTGTCGATGGGGTTCAAGGAAGGCGATTCGGTGCGCTGCCGCTATCACGGGCTGCTGCTCGGGCCGGACGGCTGCGCGACCGAAATGCCGGTCAGGTCGGAGAAAGTGCCCAAGGCGGTGTGCGCGACACTGTATCCGGTTGTGGAGAGGCATCGCTTCATATGGGTCTGGATCGGCGAGGCGGAGAAGGCGGACCCGGCACTGATCCCCGATTTCTGGCCGTGCAGCGCACCCGGCTGGACCTTCGATGGCGGGTACAACCACATCGCGTGCGATTATCGGCTGGTGATCGACAATCTCATGGACCTGTCCCACGAGACCTGGGTGCATCAGGGATCGATCGGGCAGCATGAGATCACCGAGGCGCCGATCGAGACGGTGGTCGAGGGCGAACAAGTCTATGTGCGGCGCTGGATGCCGGGGATCGAGCCGCCGCCCTTCTGGCGCGACGCGTTGCGATCGGACGGCCCCGTCGATCGCTGGCAGGTGTGCCATTTCCTGCCGCCTTCATCGGTGCTGATCGACGTCGGCGTATCGCCGGTCGCGGCGGGCGACACGATCGAGCGGCACGATTCGGGGGTGCGTGGCTTCGTCGTCGATGCCATGACCCCCGAGACCGAAACCACGACTCATTATTTCTGGGGCATGGCGCGCAATTTCGACATCGATGACGCCGGCTTCACGGCGCGCTTCAAGGCGCAGCAGGGGCAGGTGTTCGACGAGGACGTGGAAGTGCTGGAGGCGCAGCAGCGCAGCATCGCGGCGAACCCCGACATGAAGCTGCGCGGCTATTCGATCGACCAGGGCAGCGTGCGCGCGCGAGCGATCATCAAGCGGCTGGCCGAGGCCGAGGCGGCCTGA